atatatatttatttatttttatattaataaattcttatatgtaatattttttaataacttaaattattagaattcttactatttatttattattattttctgatatgatacatatttaattatataaaaattttctttgtatTCACTATATTGTAccagtttatttttaatattattatttatatttcaaatttgataTTCTTATACTCttaatatcttaatatttatattatattatttatttatatatatatgaatataatatatttttattataaaagtaataaaatttattattaacatgTAGTAACTATAATAAttgttcttttaatatataatagttttatatttaaataagttataaatttttgttatattactacatttaattttttataaaaaattataattaatatttgtataaatatactatatttttttattaaaaaaacagCATGACATGGctttataaaattctataagATAGAGTCTCGTGAAAaaacttaatattatttataaacatattatGAATTTCacattttgatatatataaagaaaatcctaaaatGGAAAACAAATGAAGGGACAATTTCCAAGCACTGCAAACTACAAGAACAAGATGAAGAAAAGCATTGCAAGAATCTGGTGAGAGTCTGAGGAAGCAAGTGTAAAATAGTAGTACCAATTAATCAGCCGCTGCTACTGAAGATTTCAGAGACAATTAATCCATACGTACATATGATTGAGAATCCTTCCAAAATCTCATTATTAAGCTTGGCTGCAGTTTTTAGAGTAGCAGCCGCATAGCTAGTTGTTCTTACAGTAGGATATACATTGAggttttaattgttttatggAAACTACATGATTTTTTAGATTGCTTTCTAAGACAGAAGTATTccagaaaatatatttttaatgtatattACATGGAAGAACTTGTTTTTAAGGATATATGCATTAAAATAAACTACAATTCTTGCATGTATATACCATAATGAATGTACgttatttcataattattaaatgattgttttaaatttaaaaacgtATAAGATAAAATGGTAATAGTCTTTTACAGgttaattaagtttttaaattcgaaaattaaatataaagttacGTTAAAATTCAGTACTGTACGCtttagattatatatatatatatatatatatattccagGAAATAACAAAAACGGCTAAACCACCTCCAAGGCTTCCAAAACATGGCCCTGTCATCTACAGTTATGCAAGTCTTggaactaaaaataaaagagaatttcAGAAAATCGATAGCAGGACTGTATAGGATATATTTTAGTTAACCACATTTAAAATCCTTGCcttttaaactaattttctCAGCTCTGGCAGCAGTTTgatctttttattgtttactgctactattattattatcattattaccTTTTTCAATTGCCTCGAGAAGTGCTTAGTGTTTATACTACTTTGTTCTTTGTAAGGCCTGCACAATGCTAGttagctatatatatatatatatatagcttcCTATCTCTATCTACTTTTGCTTTTCCTGTTTTGTTGAGCAGACATTAATTAATGAACATATAGGGGAGAGACTGAAATATGGTTTGCTTTTAAGGAAGAGCTTTCATGTTTTCTCCCAATCCATgcaactttctttttctctatattGTTTGCTTCTTTAAGGAAACTAAACTACCCtttgtaatttctttcttctcctttaCTGTTTCTTGCTTCCAGCAGTACTGCTCTCGGTAATATGTACTTATAATATATCTCCACctatatagaattttatcaAATCTTATCTGTCCTTAATTAAATGTTTTTCAACTTTCTCTAAAGCTTAGCTTGGGCTGCATTAGATTGGCCATGAAGGGTTCAAGAACCAAAACTTGTGTTCATGTTGATCTTCTGCTGTGTGTTCTTCTATTTGCTGCTGGGCGGTTGATGGTGTGTAGAGGGCAAATTACAGACTCGTCAATATCGCCAATGGAGAAGGAAGAACAAGAAATGCTTTATTCTGCAATTCAGGGTTTTGTTGGAGAGTCTTGGAATGGTTCAGATCTCTATCCAGACCCTTGTGGATGGACTCCAGTACAGGTGCAATCTCACTACTTCTGGAAAACAGTTTAACAACCAATAACATTTCTATATTCTGTTTCAGTTCAGAGGACTGCAACCTACAATAGTCTTGATTGTTAAATTCATGAATACAATGTAAAGAAATGGCCATATTTTGTTCTTCTCTTAGATTTTATAACAtgaatttaatctaattagcAGCTAGCTAATTGCTTTTTTAATGAGCTCTctaagaacaagaaaataattctaaaagaaattaaaattctcataattttaatctgttttattgtttatgcTGTATATACTAATATACTTCGATTTGGACAATAATAATGCACAGGGAGTTTCTTGTGATCTATACGACGGCTTATGGTATATTAGCAGTATCAACATTGGACCAGTAATGGATAACTCTTTGAAATGTGCTCGTAATGCAAAATTCACACATCATTTATTCAAGCTCAAGCACCTCAAATCTCTTTCATTCTTCAATTGCTTCTTTTCACGTACTCATAATCCTACAAGAATCCCCACATCAGACTGGGATAAACTCTCCAACTCCTTACAATCTTTAGAGTTCAGATCAAATCCTGGCCTTATTGGAACTATTCCATTGTCTATAGGCCACCTCAAACAACTACAATCACTTGTGTTAGTAGAAAATGGACTGACAGGCAAGTTACCGATGGAGTTGGGCAGTTTAATCAATCTGAAGAGGCTTGTGCTTGCTAGAAACCAGTTTAGTGACCGGATTCCGGAAAGTTTCGGAGCGTTGTCTGAGCTTTTAATCTTTGATTCGAGTATGAATTTGCTATCTGGTTCTTTGCCATTGACTATTGGAGGACTGACTTCATTATTAAAGCTCGACTTAGGTAACAACAAGTTAGAAGGGAAGATACCTGAGGAGATTGGAAGACTTAAAAATCTTATACTATTGGACTTGAGGGGTAATAATTTCTCAGGTGGGATGGTCCAGTCACTTCAAGAAATGGTTTCTTTGAAAGAGATGGTGATGTCAAACAATCCCAAGCTTGGTGATGATCTTATGGGAATTGAATGGAAAAAATTGCAGAATTTGGAAATCTTGGACCTTTCTGGTATTGGGTTAATAGGTACAATTCCTGACTCTATAACAGAAATAAAAAGACTAAGGTTTTTGGGACTTAATGACAACAATCTGTCAGGTAGTGTCTCTTCATGTATGGAAAAAATGCTTAATATTGGTGCATTATACCTTAATGGAAATAATTTTTCAGGGATTCTTGAATTCTCAGGAAGATTTTATGGAAGAATGGGGAGAAGATTTGGAGCTTGGAACAATCCAAATCTTTGTTACAAGGTGGAATCCGAATCATCATCAACAAGTCATTTTCCCTCTGGGGTAAAACCTTGTTTTCAAGAAACCAGCATTTCTCATGCAGTCTCAAATTCCAGAATAGGTGAAGGGAATCTGAATCAGAATTCCCTACTTGAAGCATCTTTGGGACATTTAAGTTTTTCACTTTGTGGGTTTTGGTGGGCTTTTGTAGTAGTACAAGgattaatttgttttcttctttataatattttcttctgaTTTATTCTGGAGATAAtggaaatttaaaagaaaaagaaactgcTTGCTATATACAATTCCCAATCCAAACTGACATATCAGTCATAAATACACTCATTTTACATGATTAATACTAAACTCAATCTCTTAATAAAGATTTACAAAGAGTGATTAGCGACATAGTAagattaatttgttaaaataatcaaatttccATATTAGGAACttttaggaaaaaagaaacatgcaTTTTGAAAATAGCACAGCTCACAAGTGTCTTCCACAACATGTGAATGATAATGGTCGGTATGATGCTTTCACCTGAATTTTCTCAACAGTTCAG
The Ricinus communis isolate WT05 ecotype wild-type chromosome 1, ASM1957865v1, whole genome shotgun sequence DNA segment above includes these coding regions:
- the LOC8264549 gene encoding piriformospora indica-insensitive protein 2-like isoform X1, with the protein product MKGSRTKTCVHVDLLLCVLLFAAGRLMVCRGQITDSSISPMEKEEQEMLYSAIQGFVGESWNGSDLYPDPCGWTPVQGVSCDLYDGLWYISSINIGPVMDNSLKCARNAKFTHHLFKLKHLKSLSFFNCFFSRTHNPTRIPTSDWDKLSNSLQSLEFRSNPGLIGTIPLSIGHLKQLQSLVLVENGLTGKLPMELGSLINLKRLVLARNQFSDRIPESFGALSELLIFDSSMNLLSGSLPLTIGGLTSLLKLDLGNNKLEGKIPEEIGRLKNLILLDLRGNNFSGGMVQSLQEMVSLKEMVMSNNPKLGDDLMGIEWKKLQNLEILDLSGIGLIGTIPDSITEIKRLRFLGLNDNNLSGSVSSCMEKMLNIGALYLNGNNFSGILEFSGRFYGRMGRRFGAWNNPNLCYKVESESSSTSHFPSGVKPCFQETSISHAVSNSRIGEGNLNQNSLLEASLGHLSFSLCGFWWAFVVVQGLICFLLYNIFF
- the LOC8264549 gene encoding piriformospora indica-insensitive protein 2-like isoform X2; the protein is MKGSRTKTCVHVDLLLCVLLFAAGRLMVCRGQITDSSISPMEKEEQEMLYSAIQGFVGESWNGSDLYPDPCGWTPVQGVSCDLYDGLWYISSINIGPVMDNSLKCARNAKFTHHLFKLKHLKSLSFFNCFFSRTHNPTRIPTSDWDKLSNSLQSLEFRSNPGLIGTIPLSIGHLKQLQSLVLVENGLTGKLPMELGSLINLKRLVLARNQFSDRIPESFGALSELLIFDSSMNLLSGSLPLTIGGLTSLLKLDLGNNKLEGKIPEEIGRLKNLILLDLRGNNFSGGMVQSLQEMVSLKEMVMSNNPKLGDDLMGIEWKKLQNLEILDLSGIGLIGILEFSGRFYGRMGRRFGAWNNPNLCYKVESESSSTSHFPSGVKPCFQETSISHAVSNSRIGEGNLNQNSLLEASLGHLSFSLCGFWWAFVVVQGLICFLLYNIFF
- the LOC8264549 gene encoding piriformospora indica-insensitive protein 2-like isoform X3 → MKGSRTKTCVHVDLLLCVLLFAAGRLMVCRGQITDSSISPMEKEEQEMLYSAIQGFVGESWNGSDLYPDPCGWTPVQGVSCDLYDGLWYISSINIGPVMDNSLKCARNAKFTHHLFKLKHLKSLSFFNCFFSRTHNPTRIPTSDWDKLSNSLQSLEFRSNPGLIGTIPLSIGHLKQLQSLVLVENGLTGKLPMELGSLINLKRLVLARNQFSDRIPESFGALSELLIFDSSMNLLSGSLPLTIGGLTSLLKLDLGNNKLEGKIPEEIGRLKNLILLDLRGNNFSGGMVQSLQEMVSLKEMVMSNNPKLGDDLMGIEWKKLQNLEILDLSGIGLIGRFYGRMGRRFGAWNNPNLCYKVESESSSTSHFPSGVKPCFQETSISHAVSNSRIGEGNLNQNSLLEASLGHLSFSLCGFWWAFVVVQGLICFLLYNIFF